A region from the Rhodamnia argentea isolate NSW1041297 chromosome 7, ASM2092103v1, whole genome shotgun sequence genome encodes:
- the LOC115749768 gene encoding arginine biosynthesis bifunctional protein ArgJ, chloroplastic isoform X3 translates to MYLSPPPPQHASVKLHGLTGPKVFWRKFRVHCSSPKIKEASSYIPPAPIFLPDGPWKQIPGGVTAAEGFGAAGIFGGLRAKGEKPDLALVVCDVDAISAGSFTTNIVAAAPVVYCRNVLESSRTARAVLINAGQANAATGDAGYQDVIDCVKYLAERLQVRPEEILVESTGVIGQRIKKDALLNSLPELVNSLSPTTEGADSAAVAITTTDLVSKSVAVEVKVGGTNVRVGGMAKGSGMIHPNMATMLGVVTTDALVTSDVWRTMVRIAVDRSFNQITVDGDTSTNDTVIALASGLSGSNRISSLHSDEAMQLQACLDGVMQGLAKSIAWDGEGATCLIEVNVTGANSEAEAAKIARAVASSSLVKGCGQQLSQEGW, encoded by the exons ATGTATCtatctccccctcctcctcaaCACGCTTCAGTTAAGCTCCATGGTCTCACTGGCCCGAAG GTTTTTTGGAGGAAATTTAGAGTACATTGCAGTTCCCCGAAAATAAAAGAGGCATCAAGCTACATTCCTCCAGCTCCAATTTTTCTCCCGGATGGACCATGGAAGCAG ATCCCTGGAGGAGTTACTGCTGCAGAGGGATTCGGAGCTGCTGGCATATTTGGTGGTTTACGTGCCAAAGGAGAAAAACCAGATCTAGCACTTGTTGTTTGTGATGTGGATGCCATTTCAGCAG GGTCGTTCACTACAAACATAGTTGCAGCAGCACCCGTTGTGTACTGCAGAAATGTATTAGAATCATCAAGAACT GCACGTGCGGTGTTGATAAATGCTGGTCAAGCCAATGCAGCAACT GGAGATGCTGGTTACCAGGACGTGATAGACTGTGTAAAATATCTGGCTGAA CGGCTTCAAGTAAGGCCTGAGGAGATTTTGGTTGAATCCACTGGTGTAATAGGTCAAAGAATTAAGAAG GATGCTCTTCTCAATTCGCTTCCAGAATTAGTCAATTCACTATCACCAACTACTGAAGg TGCAGACTCTGCAGCAGTTGCAATAACAACAACTGACCTTGTGAGTAAGAGTGTTGCTGTTGAGGTTAAG GTTGGTGGGACAAATGTTAGAGTTGGTGGAATGGCAAAAGGTTCTGGCATGATCCACCCAAATATGGCTACCATGCTTGGT GTTGTAACAACTGATGCTCTTGTCACAAGTGATGTTTGGAGAACGATGGTACGGATTGCTGTTGACCGGAGTTTCAACCAAATTACT GTAGATGGAGATACCAGTACCAACGATACTGTCATTGCTTTGGCTAGTGGCTTATCTGGATCAAACAGGATATCTTCTTTGCACAGTGACGAGGCAATGCAACTTCAAGCATGCCTTGATGGG GTGATGCAAGGTCTTGCTAAATCAATAGCATGGGATGGAGAAGGAGCGACATGCTTAATTGAG GTCAATGTGACTGGAGCCAACAGTGAGGCTGAAGCAGCAAAAATTGCACGGGCAGTTGCATCTTCGTCTCTTGTTAAG GGATGTGGCCAGCAACTATCTCAGGAAGGCTGGTGA
- the LOC115749765 gene encoding uncharacterized protein LOC115749765: MSSFPNSTAGFDSLLLQTLMGRLQIRPPSTAAARPPPLSLEDLLFDAVNNLSDLDDDDDEDGYGADESDPGRSRLAREEARLEREIVKVILSGKTDSLKPNSGQAVTIGEHHICVGFHEETGSDYRVWEWHGHIMLFDDENGYSPEYIYGNYFERLKGKGREVKEDEEKEEEVKEQQEEKVRNLGLKELIDGGDSGGGRILHRNLNGALPGFNRAHPDIAKK, from the exons ATGAGCTCCTTCCCCAACTCCACAGCCGGCTTCGACAGCCTCCTCCTCCAAACCCTGATGGGCCGCCTCCAAATCCGCCCTccctccaccgccgccgcccgcccccCTCCCCTCTCCCTCGAGGACCTCCTCTTCGACGCCGTTAACAACCTCTCCGAtctcgacgacgacgacgacgaggacgGCTACGGCGCCGACGAGTCCGACCCCGGCAGGTCCCGGCTTGCTAGGGAAGAGGCCAGGCTCGAGAGGGAGATCGTCAAGGTCATCCTCTCCGGGAAGACTGACTCGCTCAAGCCCAACTCGGGCCAGGCCGTCACGATCGGCGAGCACCACATCTGCGTCGGGTTCCACGAGGAGACCGGCTCGGACTATCGCGTGTGGGAGTGGCACGGCCACATCATGCTGTTCGACGACGAGAACGGGTACTCGCCGGAGTACATCTATGGGAATTACTTCGAGAGGTTGAAGGGTAAGGGCCGTGAAGTCaaggaggatgaggagaagGAGGAAGAGGTGAAGGAGCAGCAGGAGGAGAAGGTGAGGAATTTGGGGTTGAAAGAGTTGATTGACGGGGGTGATTCTGGTGGTGGTCGGATTCTTCACAGGAACTTGAACGGGGCTCTTCCAG GTTTTAATAGAGCTCACCCAGACATTGCAAAGAAGTGA
- the LOC115749768 gene encoding arginine biosynthesis bifunctional protein ArgJ, chloroplastic isoform X4 yields the protein MYLSPPPPQHASVKLHGLTGPKVFWRKFRVHCSSPKIKEASSYIPPAPIFLPDGPWKQIPGGVTAAEGFGAAGIFGGLRAKGEKPDLALVVCDVDAISAGSFTTNIVAAAPVVYCRNVLESSRTARAVLINAGQANAATGDAGYQDVIDCVKYLAERLQVRPEEILVESTGVIGQRIKKDALLNSLPELVNSLSPTTEGADSAAVAITTTDLVSKSVAVEVKVGGTNVRVGGMAKGSGMIHPNMATMLGVVTTDALVTSDVWRTMVRIAVDRSFNQITVDGDTSTNDTVIALASGLSGSNRISSLHSDEAMQLQACLDGVMQGLAKSIAWDGEGATCLIEVNVTGANSEAEAAKIARAVASSSLVKGCGQQLSQEGW from the exons ATGTATCtatctccccctcctcctcaaCACGCTTCAGTTAAGCTCCATGGTCTCACTGGCCCGAAG GTTTTTTGGAGGAAATTTAGAGTACATTGCAGTTCCCCGAAAATAAAAGAGGCATCAAGCTACATTCCTCCAGCTCCAATTTTTCTCCCGGATGGACCATGGAAGCAG ATCCCTGGAGGAGTTACTGCTGCAGAGGGATTCGGAGCTGCTGGCATATTTGGTGGTTTACGTGCCAAAGGAGAAAAACCAGATCTAGCACTTGTTGTTTGTGATGTGGATGCCATTTCAGCAG GGTCGTTCACTACAAACATAGTTGCAGCAGCACCCGTTGTGTACTGCAGAAATGTATTAGAATCATCAAGAACT GCACGTGCGGTGTTGATAAATGCTGGTCAAGCCAATGCAGCAACT GGAGATGCTGGTTACCAGGACGTGATAGACTGTGTAAAATATCTGGCTGAA CGGCTTCAAGTAAGGCCTGAGGAGATTTTGGTTGAATCCACTGGTGTAATAGGTCAAAGAATTAAGAAG GATGCTCTTCTCAATTCGCTTCCAGAATTAGTCAATTCACTATCACCAACTACTGAAGg TGCAGACTCTGCAGCAGTTGCAATAACAACAACTGACCTTGTGAGTAAGAGTGTTGCTGTTGAGGTTAAG GTTGGTGGGACAAATGTTAGAGTTGGTGGAATGGCAAAAGGTTCTGGCATGATCCACCCAAATATGGCTACCATGCTTGGT GTTGTAACAACTGATGCTCTTGTCACAAGTGATGTTTGGAGAACGATGGTACGGATTGCTGTTGACCGGAGTTTCAACCAAATTACT GTAGATGGAGATACCAGTACCAACGATACTGTCATTGCTTTGGCTAGTGGCTTATCTGGATCAAACAGGATATCTTCTTTGCACAGTGACGAGGCAATGCAACTTCAAGCATGCCTTGATGGG GTGATGCAAGGTCTTGCTAAATCAATAGCATGGGATGGAGAAGGAGCGACATGCTTAATTGAG GTCAATGTGACTGGAGCCAACAGTGAGGCTGAAGCAGCAAAAATTGCACGGGCAGTTGCATCTTCGTCTCTTGTTAAG GGATGTGGCCAGCAACTATCTCAGGAAGGCTG GTGA
- the LOC115749712 gene encoding uncharacterized protein LOC115749712 isoform X2 has protein sequence MPLPSCKKLASMDGCSSTFGSNSIVCENLISELGDTLGNVLHVEDSEAVVGTSKAEISRGVSVLKAKYEKCLVKCATFPLPREKLSPHLLSDESADEPESALRELFSEEHINNVYSRSISFPTSSELVSAMKGTREKLGASPGKLTVRWAPDVYDPPPTSVSHFLSRGTKQQKVPKKDKRNGKRGQKGKDFSRGTSGKDSSKRDKKKKHSRRPSGSSDRCFNKLDDNNCRLGIPDDMRQFDIGNPVPDSSCGSSFFKHSLTQVHYSAAEAL, from the exons ATGCCCTTGCCGTCTTGTAAG AAACTCGCATCAATGGACGGATGCTCTTCGACGTTTGGGAGCAACTCGATTGTCTGTGAGAACTTGATAAGTGAACTTGGTGATACTCTGGGTAATGTTTTACATGTCGAAGACAGTGAAGCTGTAGTTGGTACTTCGAAAGCAGAGATATCACGTGGAGTTTCTGTGCTTAAGGCTAAGTATGAGAAGTGTCTCGTTAAATGTGCAACTTTTCCATTGCCTCGAGAGAAGTTATCTCCACATTTGTTGTCTGATGAATCGGCTGATGAGCCCGAATCCGCTTTGCGAGAACTATTCTCAGAGGAGCACATTAATAATGTCTACTCAcgttcaatttcttttcct ACGTCTTCGGAGCTTGTATCTGCCATGAAAGGCACTCGTGAGAAACTGGGTGCTTCTCCTGGGAAGCTTACAGTGAGATGGGCTCCTGACGTCTATGATCCGCCACCAACATCAGTTTCTCACTTTCTCAGTAGGGGCACAAAGCAACAGAAGGTGCCCAAGAAGGATAAGAGAAATGGAAAGAGGGGCCAGAAAGGGAAAGACTTCTCACGAGGAACATCTGGCAAGGACTCGTCCAAGAgggacaagaaaaagaagcattcTCGCCGACCATCTGGAAGTTCTGATAGGTGTTTTAACAAGCTGGATGATAATAATTGCCGTCTTGGCATTCCAGATGACATGCGCCAATTTGATATTGGAAATCCTGTCCCAGACTCCTCCTGTGGGAGCAGCTTCTTCAAGCACTCCCTGACTCAGGTGCACTACTCTGCCGCAGAGGCACTGTGA
- the LOC115749712 gene encoding uncharacterized protein LOC115749712 isoform X1 produces the protein MPLPSCKKLASMDGCSSTFGSNSIVCENLISELGDTLGNVLHVEDSEAVVGTSKAEISRGVSVLKAKYEKCLVKCATFPLPREKLSPHLLSDESADEPESALRELFSEEHINNVYSRSISFPLQTSSELVSAMKGTREKLGASPGKLTVRWAPDVYDPPPTSVSHFLSRGTKQQKVPKKDKRNGKRGQKGKDFSRGTSGKDSSKRDKKKKHSRRPSGSSDRCFNKLDDNNCRLGIPDDMRQFDIGNPVPDSSCGSSFFKHSLTQVHYSAAEAL, from the exons ATGCCCTTGCCGTCTTGTAAG AAACTCGCATCAATGGACGGATGCTCTTCGACGTTTGGGAGCAACTCGATTGTCTGTGAGAACTTGATAAGTGAACTTGGTGATACTCTGGGTAATGTTTTACATGTCGAAGACAGTGAAGCTGTAGTTGGTACTTCGAAAGCAGAGATATCACGTGGAGTTTCTGTGCTTAAGGCTAAGTATGAGAAGTGTCTCGTTAAATGTGCAACTTTTCCATTGCCTCGAGAGAAGTTATCTCCACATTTGTTGTCTGATGAATCGGCTGATGAGCCCGAATCCGCTTTGCGAGAACTATTCTCAGAGGAGCACATTAATAATGTCTACTCAcgttcaatttcttttcct TTGCAGACGTCTTCGGAGCTTGTATCTGCCATGAAAGGCACTCGTGAGAAACTGGGTGCTTCTCCTGGGAAGCTTACAGTGAGATGGGCTCCTGACGTCTATGATCCGCCACCAACATCAGTTTCTCACTTTCTCAGTAGGGGCACAAAGCAACAGAAGGTGCCCAAGAAGGATAAGAGAAATGGAAAGAGGGGCCAGAAAGGGAAAGACTTCTCACGAGGAACATCTGGCAAGGACTCGTCCAAGAgggacaagaaaaagaagcattcTCGCCGACCATCTGGAAGTTCTGATAGGTGTTTTAACAAGCTGGATGATAATAATTGCCGTCTTGGCATTCCAGATGACATGCGCCAATTTGATATTGGAAATCCTGTCCCAGACTCCTCCTGTGGGAGCAGCTTCTTCAAGCACTCCCTGACTCAGGTGCACTACTCTGCCGCAGAGGCACTGTGA
- the LOC115749768 gene encoding arginine biosynthesis bifunctional protein ArgJ, chloroplastic isoform X1, which translates to MYLSPPPPQHASVKLHGLTGPKVFWRKFRVHCSSPKIKEASSYIPPAPIFLPDGPWKQIPGGVTAAEGFGAAGIFGGLRAKGEKPDLALVVCDVDAISAGSFTTNIVAAAPVVYCRNVLESSRTARAVLINAGQANAATGDAGYQDVIDCVKYLAERLQVRPEEILVESTGVIGQRIKKDALLNSLPELVNSLSPTTEGADSAAVAITTTDLVSKSVAVEVKVGGTNVRVGGMAKGSGMIHPNMATMLGVVTTDALVTSDVWRTMVRIAVDRSFNQITVDGDTSTNDTVIALASGLSGSNRISSLHSDEAMQLQACLDGVMQGLAKSIAWDGEGATCLIEVNVTGANSEAEAAKIARAVASSSLVKAAVYGRDPNWGRIACAAGYAGIPFQLNRLRIELGDILLMDGGQPQSFNRDVASNYLRKAGEVHGSVGIRISVGDGRGSGKAWGCDLSYDYVKINAEYTT; encoded by the exons ATGTATCtatctccccctcctcctcaaCACGCTTCAGTTAAGCTCCATGGTCTCACTGGCCCGAAG GTTTTTTGGAGGAAATTTAGAGTACATTGCAGTTCCCCGAAAATAAAAGAGGCATCAAGCTACATTCCTCCAGCTCCAATTTTTCTCCCGGATGGACCATGGAAGCAG ATCCCTGGAGGAGTTACTGCTGCAGAGGGATTCGGAGCTGCTGGCATATTTGGTGGTTTACGTGCCAAAGGAGAAAAACCAGATCTAGCACTTGTTGTTTGTGATGTGGATGCCATTTCAGCAG GGTCGTTCACTACAAACATAGTTGCAGCAGCACCCGTTGTGTACTGCAGAAATGTATTAGAATCATCAAGAACT GCACGTGCGGTGTTGATAAATGCTGGTCAAGCCAATGCAGCAACT GGAGATGCTGGTTACCAGGACGTGATAGACTGTGTAAAATATCTGGCTGAA CGGCTTCAAGTAAGGCCTGAGGAGATTTTGGTTGAATCCACTGGTGTAATAGGTCAAAGAATTAAGAAG GATGCTCTTCTCAATTCGCTTCCAGAATTAGTCAATTCACTATCACCAACTACTGAAGg TGCAGACTCTGCAGCAGTTGCAATAACAACAACTGACCTTGTGAGTAAGAGTGTTGCTGTTGAGGTTAAG GTTGGTGGGACAAATGTTAGAGTTGGTGGAATGGCAAAAGGTTCTGGCATGATCCACCCAAATATGGCTACCATGCTTGGT GTTGTAACAACTGATGCTCTTGTCACAAGTGATGTTTGGAGAACGATGGTACGGATTGCTGTTGACCGGAGTTTCAACCAAATTACT GTAGATGGAGATACCAGTACCAACGATACTGTCATTGCTTTGGCTAGTGGCTTATCTGGATCAAACAGGATATCTTCTTTGCACAGTGACGAGGCAATGCAACTTCAAGCATGCCTTGATGGG GTGATGCAAGGTCTTGCTAAATCAATAGCATGGGATGGAGAAGGAGCGACATGCTTAATTGAG GTCAATGTGACTGGAGCCAACAGTGAGGCTGAAGCAGCAAAAATTGCACGGGCAGTTGCATCTTCGTCTCTTGTTAAG GCTGCTGTATATGGAAGAGATCCAAACTGGGGACGCATTGCTTGTGCTGCTGGTTATGCTGGAATTCCTTTTCAGCTAAACAGGCTCCGTATAGAACTTGGTGACATTCTTTTAATGGATGGTGGACAGCCACAATCATTCAACAG GGATGTGGCCAGCAACTATCTCAGGAAGGCTGGTGAGGTCCATGGTTCAGTTGGAATTCGAATCTCCGTTG GTGATGGGCGAGGCAGTGGGAAGGCATGGGGCTGCGACTTGAGCTACGATTATGTGAAAATAAACGCCGAATACACAACTTAA
- the LOC115749768 gene encoding arginine biosynthesis bifunctional protein ArgJ, chloroplastic isoform X2 has product MYLSPPPPQHASVKLHGLTGPKVFWRKFRVHCSSPKIKEASSYIPPAPIFLPDGPWKQIPGGVTAAEGFGAAGIFGGLRAKGEKPDLALVVCDVDAISAGSFTTNIVAAAPVVYCRNVLESSRTARAVLINAGQANAATGDAGYQDVIDCVKYLAERLQVRPEEILVESTGVIGQRIKKDALLNSLPELVNSLSPTTEGADSAAVAITTTDLVSKSVAVEVKVGGTNVRVGGMAKGSGMIHPNMATMLGVVTTDALVTSDVWRTMVRIAVDRSFNQITVDGDTSTNDTVIALASGLSGSNRISSLHSDEAMQLQACLDGVMQGLAKSIAWDGEGATCLIEVNVTGANSEAEAAKIARAVASSSLVKAAVYGRDPNWGRIACAAGYAGIPFQLNRLRIELGDILLMDGGQPQSFNRDVASNYLRKAGDGRGSGKAWGCDLSYDYVKINAEYTT; this is encoded by the exons ATGTATCtatctccccctcctcctcaaCACGCTTCAGTTAAGCTCCATGGTCTCACTGGCCCGAAG GTTTTTTGGAGGAAATTTAGAGTACATTGCAGTTCCCCGAAAATAAAAGAGGCATCAAGCTACATTCCTCCAGCTCCAATTTTTCTCCCGGATGGACCATGGAAGCAG ATCCCTGGAGGAGTTACTGCTGCAGAGGGATTCGGAGCTGCTGGCATATTTGGTGGTTTACGTGCCAAAGGAGAAAAACCAGATCTAGCACTTGTTGTTTGTGATGTGGATGCCATTTCAGCAG GGTCGTTCACTACAAACATAGTTGCAGCAGCACCCGTTGTGTACTGCAGAAATGTATTAGAATCATCAAGAACT GCACGTGCGGTGTTGATAAATGCTGGTCAAGCCAATGCAGCAACT GGAGATGCTGGTTACCAGGACGTGATAGACTGTGTAAAATATCTGGCTGAA CGGCTTCAAGTAAGGCCTGAGGAGATTTTGGTTGAATCCACTGGTGTAATAGGTCAAAGAATTAAGAAG GATGCTCTTCTCAATTCGCTTCCAGAATTAGTCAATTCACTATCACCAACTACTGAAGg TGCAGACTCTGCAGCAGTTGCAATAACAACAACTGACCTTGTGAGTAAGAGTGTTGCTGTTGAGGTTAAG GTTGGTGGGACAAATGTTAGAGTTGGTGGAATGGCAAAAGGTTCTGGCATGATCCACCCAAATATGGCTACCATGCTTGGT GTTGTAACAACTGATGCTCTTGTCACAAGTGATGTTTGGAGAACGATGGTACGGATTGCTGTTGACCGGAGTTTCAACCAAATTACT GTAGATGGAGATACCAGTACCAACGATACTGTCATTGCTTTGGCTAGTGGCTTATCTGGATCAAACAGGATATCTTCTTTGCACAGTGACGAGGCAATGCAACTTCAAGCATGCCTTGATGGG GTGATGCAAGGTCTTGCTAAATCAATAGCATGGGATGGAGAAGGAGCGACATGCTTAATTGAG GTCAATGTGACTGGAGCCAACAGTGAGGCTGAAGCAGCAAAAATTGCACGGGCAGTTGCATCTTCGTCTCTTGTTAAG GCTGCTGTATATGGAAGAGATCCAAACTGGGGACGCATTGCTTGTGCTGCTGGTTATGCTGGAATTCCTTTTCAGCTAAACAGGCTCCGTATAGAACTTGGTGACATTCTTTTAATGGATGGTGGACAGCCACAATCATTCAACAG GGATGTGGCCAGCAACTATCTCAGGAAGGCTG GTGATGGGCGAGGCAGTGGGAAGGCATGGGGCTGCGACTTGAGCTACGATTATGTGAAAATAAACGCCGAATACACAACTTAA
- the LOC115749782 gene encoding histone H2A-like → MESLGKPKKGAGGRRGGGPKKKSVPRSVKAGLQFPVGRIGRYLKKGRYSQRLGSGAPVYLAAVLEYLAAEVLELAGNAARDNKKNRIIPRHVLLAVRNDEELGKLLAGVTIAHGGVLPNINPVLLPKKTDKASKEPKSPSKATKSPKKAA, encoded by the exons ATGGAGTCCCTGGGCAAGCCGAAGAAGGGCGCAGGAGGTAGGAGGGGAGGCGGCCCGAAGAAGAAGTCCGTCCCTCGCTCCGTCAAGGCCGGCCTCCAATTCCCGGTCGGCCGTATCGGGAGGTACCTGAAGAAAGGCCGCTACTCGCAGCGCCTCGGCTCCGGAGCTCCGGTCTACCTCGCCGCCGTCCTCGAGTACCTCGCCGCCgag GTTCTGGAGCTGGCGGGCAATGCGGCGAGGGACAACAAGAAGAACAGGATCATCCCGAGGCACGTGCTGTTGGCGGTGAGGAACGACGAGGAGCTCGGGAAGCTGCTCGCCGGAGTGACGATCGCGCATGGAGGCGTGCTGCCGAACATCAACCCGGTCCTCCTGCCGAAGAAGACGGACAAGGCGAGCAAGGAACCCAAGTCCCCGTCAAAAGCCACCAAATCGCCAAAGAAGGCGGCTTAG
- the LOC115749747 gene encoding soluble inorganic pyrophosphatase 1-like, whose product MAPPSITENVQKGATTHPAPHLPLNERILSSMTRRSVAAHPWHDLEIGPGAPTVFNCVIEISKGSKVKYELDKRTGLIKVDRVLYSSVVYPHNYGFIPRTLCEDNDPLDVLIIMQEPVLPGCFLRAKAIGLMPMIDQGEKDDKIIAVCADDPEYRHYNDIKDLPPHRLAEIRRFFEDYKKNENKEVAVNDFLPASTAFEVIQHSMNLYADYIVESLRR is encoded by the exons ATGGCACCACCCAGCATTACCGAAAATGTTCAGAAGGGTGCCACTACTCATCCTGCACCGCATCTGCCTCTTAACGAAAGGATCCTTTCATCAATGACCCGGAGGTCTGTTGCTGCACACCCTTGGCACGATCTTGAGATAG GTCCTGGAGCTCCAACTGTTTTCAACTGT GTGATTGAAATTAGTAAAGGAAGCAAGGTGAAATATGAACTTGACAAGAGGACTGGACTGATCAAG GTTGACCGTGTGCTTTACTCATCAGTTGTGTATCCCCACAACTATGGTTTCATTCCCCGCACTCTCTGCGAGGACAATGACCCGCTAGATGTCCTGATCATCATGCAG GAGCCTGTTCTTCCTGGATGCTTTCTTCGGGCTAAAGCTATAGGCCTCATGCCTATGATAGATCAG GGTGAGAAAGATGACAAGATAATTGCTGTATGCGCGGACGATCCTGAGTACCGACACTATAATGACATTAAGGATCTCCCTCCTCATCGTTTGGCTGAAATCCGTCGCTTCTTTGAAGATT ACAAGAAAAATGAGAATAAGGAAGTTGCAGTGAATGATTTTCTTCCTGCCTCTACTGCCTTTGAAGTAATCCAGCACTCCAT GAACCTCTATGCCGACTACATTGTGGAGAGCTTGAGGCGGTAG